The following are encoded together in the Triticum dicoccoides isolate Atlit2015 ecotype Zavitan chromosome 6B, WEW_v2.0, whole genome shotgun sequence genome:
- the LOC119322728 gene encoding NPL4-like protein, producing MILRIRSRDGTDRITVPDAAAATVGDLQRLIEARATVPVTAQRLSLDPALLLPAPQPPLLSDPAAPLASLPLANGSFVYLSYPAGARAAQPPPPRALTAAGSFGKKMTMDDLIARQIRVTRQEAPFCSAASFDRDSANAFQLHVSESLAFAVKRAGFLYGRVDAETKEVLVDFIYEPPQQGSSDVVHLMRDADEEARVDAIADGLGMRRVGFVFTQAVGRKASETGEYTLSNREVVQAAQLQAEGGIPEWVTAVVKLEVGEDGSADVHFEAFQMSEVCVKLFKDGVLETEIQDSDDPRLSKMRKEVIAGGKDTMEVDNDFFLVPVKISDHQGPLSMGFPIENRGIPLPANALRSHMDRAKHLPFVKRISDFHLLLQIAAFLDVKADVPTLAACVGHQAEVPEGYRLLIDALAGQT from the coding sequence ATGATCCTCCGCATCCGCAGCCGCGACGGCACTGACCGCATCACGGTGCCGGACGCGGCCGCCGCCACGGTCGGCGACCTGCAGCGCCTCATCGAGGCGCGCGCCACCGTGCCCGTCACCGCCCAGCGCCTCTCCCTCGACCCGGCCCTGCTCCTCCCCGCCCCGCAGCCGCCGCTCCTCTCCGACCCGGCCGCGCCGCTCGCCTCCCTGCCCCTCGCCAACGGCTCCTTCGTCTACCTCTCGTACCCGGCCGGCGCGCGCGCCGCCCAGCCCCCGCCGCCCAGGGCCCTCACCGCCGCCGGCTCCTTCGGCAAGAAGATGACCATGGACGACCTCATCGCGCGCCAGATCCGGGTCACCCGCCAGGAGGCGCCCTTCTGCTCCGCGGCCTCCTTCGACCGCGACTCGGCCAACGCCTTCCAGCTCCACGTCTCCGAGTCGCTCGCCTTCGCCGTCAAGCGGGCGGGGTTCCTCTACGGCCGCGTCGACGCCGAGACCAAGGAGGTGCTGGTCGACTTCATCTACGAGCCGCCGCAGCAGGGGTCCTCGGACGTGGTCCACCTGATGCGGGACGCCGACGAGGAGGCCCGCGTGGACGCCATCGCCGACGGGCTCGGCATGCGCCGGGTAGGGTTCGTCTTCACACAGGCAGTCGGGAGGAAGGCCAGCGAGACGGGCGAGTACACCCTGTCCAACAGAGAGGTGGTCCAGGCCGCCCAGCTGCAGGCAGAGGGCGGGATCCCGGAGTGGGTCACCGCCGTGGTGAAGCTGGAGGTTGGGGAGGACGGCTCGGCCGATGTGCACTTCGAGGCGTTCCAGATGAGCGAGGTCTGCGTCAAGCTGTTCAAGGACGGCGTGCTGGAGACGGAGATCCAGGACTCCGACGACCCCCGCCTGTCCAAGATGCGCAAGGAGGTGATTGCAGGAGGGAAGGACACCATGGAGGTGGACAATGACTTCTTCCTGGTGCCCGTGAAGATCTCCGATCACCAGGGCCCGCTCTCAATGGGATTTCCGATTGAAAACCGCGGAATTCCTCTGCCGGCAAACGCTCTCAGGAGCCACATGGATCGTGCCAAGCATCTCCCATTCGTCAAGCGGATCTCTGATTTCCACCTGCTTCTCCAGATCGCTGCTTTCCTGGATGTGAAGGCAGACGTTCCTACTCTGGCTGCGTGCGTGGGGCACCAGGCAGAGGTGCCTGAGGGCTACCGGCTCCTGATCGACGCCTTGGCAGGTCAAACATAA